The following coding sequences lie in one Arachis hypogaea cultivar Tifrunner chromosome 9, arahy.Tifrunner.gnm2.J5K5, whole genome shotgun sequence genomic window:
- the LOC112711547 gene encoding glucomannan 4-beta-mannosyltransferase 9-like has protein sequence MEGLEMGLIWEQARAPLVVPMLKLVVALCLIMSLMLFVERVYMGIVIVFVKLFKTQKRYKWDPLNHNSDIELANSSYPMVLVQIPMYNEKEVYQLSIGAACGLSWPSDRIIIQVLDDSTDPVIKNMVEVECQRWGSKGINIKYEIRKNRNGYKAGALKEGMKHTYVALCDYVAIFDADFQPDPDFLCRTIPFLAHNPDVALVQARWQFVNADECLMTRMQEMSLDYHFLVEQEVGSSTHAFFGFNGTAGVWRISALNEAGGWKDRTTVEDMDLAVRAGLKGWKFVYLSQIKVKNELPSTFKAYRYQQHRWSCGPANLFKKMAMEIIRNKKVSLWKKFYLIYSFFFVRKIVAHVVTFVFYCVVLPATVFVPEVQVPKWGAVYIPSIITLLNAVGTPRSLHLLVFWILFENVMSMHRTKATFIGLLEAGRVNEWVVTEKLGDALKMQSSGKALKKPRIRIAGRLHFWELLVGAYLFFCGCYDLTFGKNHYFIYLFLQSIAFFIVGIGYVGIFVPNS, from the exons atggaAGGGCTTGAAATGGGGTTGATATGGGAGCAAGCAAGGGCACCGTTGGTGGTTCCAATGCTAAAGTTGGTGGTGGCATTGTGCTTGATCATGTCGCTCATGCTTTTTGTGGAGAGGGTGTATATGGGAATAGTCATAGTCTTTGTCAAGTTGTTTAAGACCCAGAAACGTTACAAATGGGACCCTCTCAACCATAATTCTGATATTGAGCTTGCTAACTCTTCATACCCTATGGTTCTAGtccaaatcccaatgtacaatGAGAAAGAG GTGTATCAATTGTCAATTGGAGCTGCATGTGGGCTATCATGGCCCTCCGATAGAATTATTATTCAAGTTCTTGATGACTCAACAGACCCTGTCATTAAG AATATGGTGGAAGTGGAGTGCCAAAGATGGGGAAGCAAAGGCATAAACATAAAGTATGAGATCAGGAAGAACAGGAATGGCTACAAAGCAGGAGCACTCAAGGAAGGCATGAAGCACACCTACGTCGCCCTCTGCGACTACGTTGCCATTTTCGACGCCGATTTCCAGCCTGACCCCGACTTCCTCTGCCGCACCATCCCCTTCCTCGCTCACAACCCCGACGTTGCGCTCGTCCAAGCTCGCTGGCAATTCG TTAATGCTGATGAATGCTTAATGACAAGGATGCAAGAGATGTCATTGGACTATCATTTCCTTGTAGAGCAAGAAGTTGGATCCTCAACCCATGCTTTCTTTGGATTCAATG GCACTGCTGGTGTTTGGAGGATTTCAGCACTAAATGAAGCTGGTGGATGGAAGGACCGTACAACTGTGGAAGACATGGATCTAGCCGTAAGAGCTGGTCTCAAAGGATGGAAATTTGTTTATCTTAGTCAAATCAAG GTGAAAAATGAATTACCAAGTACTTTCAAAGCCTACCGTTATCAGCAGCATCGTTGGTCATGTGGCCCAGCTAATCTCTTCAAGAAAATGGCAATGGAAATAATAAGAAACAAG AAAGTGTCTCTGTGGAAGAAGTTTTACTTGATTTATAGTTTTTTCTTTGTCCGAAAGATTGTTGCCCATGTTGTCACATTTGTATTCTACTGCGTGGTTTTGCCAGCAACTGTTTTTGTTCCAGAAGTACAAGTTCCCAAGTGGGGTGCTGTTTATATTCCTTCTATCATAACACTTCTCAATGCTGTTGGAACTCCAAG GTCACTCCACTTATTAGTATTTTGGATACTTTTTGAAAATGTTATGTCAATGCATAGGACCAAGGCAACATTCATCGGTTTGCTAGAGGCAGGAAGAGTGAATGAATGGGTAGTTACTGAGAAATTAGGAGATGCTCTTAAAATGCAATCAAGTGGCAAAGCACTTAAGAAACCTCGCATCAGGATTGCTGGAAG ACTTCATTTCTGGGAACTTCTTGTGGGGGCCTACCTCTTTTTCTGTGGATGCTATGATCTCACGTTTGGGAAGAACCACTACTTCATATATCTTTTCCTGCAATCTATTGCCTTCTTCATTGTGGGGATCGGCTATGTTGGCATCTTTGTGCCCAATTCTTGA